In one window of Janthinobacterium sp. 1_2014MBL_MicDiv DNA:
- the xylB gene encoding xylulokinase: MSLGIDLGTSELKTVLMDRDGNLRGQASVRLDVSRPQPGWSEQSPHDWWAACVAALGQLRAGWPQDFAHIACIGLSGQMHGAVLLDDHDAVIRPAILWNDARADAEAAALAREYPAYADVTGSLAMAGLTAPKLLWLKTHEPAAFAAIACLLSPKDYLRLRLTGIKLTDMSDAAGTLWLDEAKRAWFAPMVAACGLAPEQLPPLAEGDAATGTVLASIADKLGLPANVVVAGGGGDNPVSAVGIGAVNGGDSFISLGTSAAIVSVTEAPLGNPAGGVHSFCHALPGRWYAMGAILSGASCLRWATGVLGLPDEAALLALVEAGLPLDTAIAPSAPLFLPYLSGERTPHNDPQVRGAFLQLGHDSNTAQLGYAVLEGVAFALRDAMAAVTSTGAVVPHCLLVGGGARSQYWAQLLANVLGREMRTLHHSELSASLGAAKLGFAAIGDASLLAQGLPVKNTFLPDAAHSAALSVRYGRYRSLFPAVQALHQLSEG, from the coding sequence ATTTCCCTCGGTATCGACCTCGGTACCTCCGAACTGAAAACCGTGCTGATGGACCGCGACGGCAACTTGCGCGGCCAGGCCTCCGTGCGCCTCGACGTCAGCCGCCCGCAGCCGGGCTGGTCCGAACAGTCGCCGCACGACTGGTGGGCCGCCTGCGTCGCCGCGCTGGGCCAGCTGCGCGCCGGCTGGCCGCAAGACTTTGCGCACATTGCCTGCATCGGCCTGTCGGGCCAGATGCACGGCGCCGTGCTGCTCGATGACCATGATGCCGTGATCCGCCCGGCCATCCTGTGGAACGATGCGCGCGCCGATGCCGAAGCGGCCGCCCTGGCGCGCGAATATCCCGCCTATGCGGACGTGACGGGCAGCCTGGCCATGGCGGGCCTGACGGCGCCGAAACTGCTGTGGCTGAAAACGCATGAGCCGGCCGCCTTTGCCGCCATCGCCTGCCTGCTGTCGCCGAAGGATTATCTGCGCCTGCGCTTGACGGGCATCAAGCTCACGGACATGTCCGACGCGGCCGGCACCCTGTGGCTGGACGAAGCGAAGCGCGCCTGGTTCGCGCCCATGGTGGCCGCCTGCGGCTTGGCGCCGGAGCAATTGCCGCCGCTGGCCGAAGGCGATGCGGCCACGGGCACGGTGCTGGCATCCATCGCCGACAAGCTGGGCTTGCCGGCGAACGTGGTGGTGGCCGGCGGCGGCGGCGACAACCCCGTCTCGGCCGTGGGCATCGGCGCCGTCAACGGCGGCGACAGTTTTATCTCGCTGGGCACCAGCGCCGCCATCGTCAGCGTCACCGAAGCGCCGCTGGGCAACCCGGCCGGCGGCGTGCACAGCTTTTGCCACGCCTTGCCCGGGCGCTGGTATGCGATGGGCGCCATCCTGTCCGGCGCCAGCTGCCTGCGCTGGGCCACGGGCGTGCTGGGCTTGCCCGACGAGGCGGCCCTGCTGGCGCTGGTGGAAGCGGGCTTGCCGCTCGATACCGCCATCGCGCCGTCGGCGCCGCTGTTCCTGCCCTACCTGTCGGGCGAACGCACGCCGCATAACGACCCGCAGGTGCGCGGCGCCTTCCTGCAGCTGGGCCACGACAGCAATACCGCCCAGCTCGGTTATGCCGTGCTCGAAGGCGTGGCCTTTGCCTTGCGCGACGCCATGGCGGCCGTCACCTCGACGGGCGCCGTGGTGCCGCACTGCCTGCTGGTGGGCGGCGGCGCGCGCAGCCAGTACTGGGCGCAGCTGCTGGCCAATGTGCTGGGACGCGAAATGCGCACCCTGCACCACAGCGAGCTGTCGGCCAGCCTGGGCGCGGCCAAGCTGGGCTTTGCCGCCATCGGCGACGCCAGCCTGCTGGCGCAGGGCTTGCCCGTCAAAAATACTTTCTTGCCCGATGCCGCGCACAGCGCAGCCTTGAGCGTCCGTTACGGTCGATACCGTAGCCTGTTTCCTGCCGTGCAGGCCTTGCACCAACTTAGCGAAGGATAA
- a CDS encoding ABC transporter substrate-binding protein, with protein MKKVLTATLLLSAACGAFAADKPLKSIGVSVGDLANPFFVAIGRGAEESAKKLGGPGVKVTTVSSKYDLNTQVDQIENFIANKTDIIILNAVDSKGIAPAIKKARNAGVVVIAVDVGAVGASATVMSDNTMAGDVSCAYLAKQIGGKGNVVILNGPPVTSVIDRVNGCKKTLAAFKDIKILSDNQNAGGSRDGGMTVMSNLLTAHPKIDGVFAINDPTGIGAELAIKQSKRTDVKLITAVDGAPDGQNALKNKAGLFAATSAQNPYRMATDAVQMGYDIMNGRTPKQTMVLLPTPAITKENVATYTGWVKN; from the coding sequence ATGAAAAAAGTCCTTACCGCCACCCTGCTGCTGTCCGCCGCCTGCGGCGCCTTCGCCGCCGACAAACCGCTGAAATCGATCGGTGTCAGCGTGGGCGACCTGGCCAACCCCTTCTTCGTCGCCATCGGCCGCGGCGCGGAAGAAAGCGCGAAAAAGCTGGGCGGCCCCGGCGTGAAAGTCACCACCGTGTCGAGCAAGTACGACCTCAACACCCAGGTGGACCAGATCGAGAACTTCATCGCCAACAAGACCGATATCATCATCCTGAACGCCGTCGATTCCAAGGGCATCGCGCCGGCCATCAAGAAGGCGCGCAATGCGGGCGTGGTCGTCATCGCCGTCGACGTGGGCGCCGTGGGCGCCTCGGCCACCGTGATGTCCGACAACACCATGGCCGGCGACGTCTCGTGCGCCTACCTGGCCAAGCAGATCGGCGGCAAGGGCAATGTGGTGATCCTCAACGGCCCGCCCGTCACCTCCGTCATCGACCGCGTCAACGGCTGCAAGAAGACCCTGGCCGCGTTCAAGGATATCAAGATCCTGTCCGACAACCAGAATGCGGGCGGCAGCCGCGACGGCGGCATGACGGTGATGTCGAACCTGCTGACGGCCCATCCGAAGATCGACGGCGTGTTCGCCATCAACGACCCGACCGGCATCGGCGCCGAACTGGCGATCAAGCAATCGAAGCGCACGGACGTGAAACTGATCACGGCCGTTGATGGCGCGCCCGATGGCCAGAACGCCCTGAAAAACAAGGCCGGCCTGTTTGCCGCCACCTCGGCGCAAAACCCGTACCGCATGGCCACCGACGCCGTGCAGATGGGCTACGACATCATGAACGGCCGCACGCCGAAGCAGACCATGGTGCTGTTGCCGACCCCTGCCATCACCAAGGAAAACGTCGCCACCTATACGGGCTGGGTAAAGAACTGA
- the tal gene encoding transaldolase: MTQLQQLKQYSTVVADTGDFMQLARFAPQDATTNPSLILKAVLQPDYAPLLESTVAEHQAASLDDIVDQVLVRFGLEILKVVPGRVSTEVDARLSFDRAATVARARRLIALYEQAGIKRERVLIKIAATWEGIQAARELEQDGIFCNLTLLFAFCQAVACADAKVRLISPFVGRIYDWHKKSLGAAWDEAARSLSNDPGVQSVTRIFNYYKQHGIATQVMGASFRNVGQITALSGCDLLTISPDLLAKLEAADAPFERALGGDLGAAQAAITYDEAAFRYALNDDAMATEKLAEGIRGFAVDAGKLDAMIEKLKKQ, translated from the coding sequence ATGACTCAACTGCAACAACTGAAGCAATACAGCACCGTCGTCGCCGACACGGGCGACTTCATGCAACTGGCCCGCTTCGCGCCGCAAGACGCCACCACCAATCCGTCGCTGATCCTGAAGGCCGTGCTGCAGCCCGATTACGCGCCCTTGCTGGAAAGCACGGTCGCCGAGCATCAAGCCGCCTCGCTGGACGACATCGTCGACCAGGTGCTGGTGCGCTTCGGCCTGGAAATCCTGAAGGTGGTGCCGGGCCGCGTGTCGACGGAAGTCGATGCCCGCCTGAGCTTTGACCGCGCCGCCACCGTGGCCCGGGCGCGCCGCCTGATCGCCTTGTACGAGCAGGCCGGCATCAAGCGCGAACGTGTGCTGATCAAGATCGCCGCCACCTGGGAAGGCATCCAGGCGGCGCGCGAACTGGAACAGGACGGCATCTTTTGCAACCTGACCCTGCTGTTCGCGTTTTGCCAGGCCGTCGCCTGCGCCGACGCGAAAGTGCGCCTGATTTCGCCGTTTGTGGGCCGCATCTACGACTGGCACAAGAAATCGCTGGGCGCGGCCTGGGACGAAGCGGCGCGCAGCCTGTCCAACGATCCAGGCGTGCAATCGGTGACGCGCATCTTCAATTACTACAAGCAACATGGCATCGCCACCCAGGTCATGGGCGCCAGCTTCCGCAACGTGGGCCAGATCACGGCGCTGTCCGGCTGCGACTTGCTGACCATCAGCCCCGACTTGCTGGCCAAGCTGGAAGCGGCGGATGCGCCGTTCGAGCGCGCCCTGGGCGGCGACCTCGGCGCGGCGCAGGCGGCCATCACGTATGACGAGGCGGCTTTCCGCTACGCCTTGAACGACGATGCGATGGCCACCGAAAAGCTGGCCGAAGGCATCCGCGGCTTCGCCGTCGATGCGGGCAAGCTGGACGCCATGATCGAAAAATTAAAGAAGCAATAA